Proteins encoded together in one Streptomyces sp. TLI_171 window:
- a CDS encoding glycosyltransferase family 39 protein, translating into MPITATSRPRALADRLPARVRTGYWTRLVPLLALVATLTHLPSFLRPVWSPDEGYLATQARMLADGGVLYDTVVDRKPPLLPWLYEACFAVFGSVSLWPLRTLAICAHLATAVLLASIARGRWGDKAGRCAGLIYLLVSIGLSPEDTQAATFEVFMLPAMVAAFRYAERRRWLAAGIAVALCSLTKQTGGAVLLPVLWMLLQDTRRRGVHWPPALAKIGFGFALPIALVAVILTKPKGFLFWVVTGSGDYAGLGNNWPQMLGRALGNSAILMTAGLAFLLPYAHRLWLRRRRRPVPARGPEHGSTVDLWVWLASSIIAVSVGFHFFGHYYLQLMPPLVLLGVGAVATSAVPWKPVLVYSTAACTFFWGLAVFWPGQRLTQTTEVATAVAAQTTPKDTVLVWGMHPEVYWLADRRPATRYLTAGFLTNFSGGKGGEKVGEQYSVSDAWQTFDNEISTNGFPEVVVDDSGTSPYQPDLVPRIASLLDTHYEVVGVTGDTVIYRLKKK; encoded by the coding sequence GTGCCCATCACTGCCACGAGCCGCCCACGTGCCCTCGCCGACCGACTACCGGCCCGCGTCCGCACCGGGTACTGGACCCGGCTGGTCCCGCTGCTCGCCCTGGTGGCCACCCTCACCCACCTGCCGTCCTTCCTGCGCCCCGTCTGGAGCCCCGACGAGGGCTACCTCGCCACCCAGGCCCGGATGCTCGCCGACGGCGGCGTCCTCTACGACACCGTCGTCGACCGCAAACCCCCGCTGCTGCCCTGGCTGTACGAAGCCTGCTTCGCCGTCTTCGGCTCCGTCTCGCTCTGGCCGCTGCGCACCCTGGCGATCTGCGCCCACCTCGCCACCGCCGTCCTGCTCGCCTCCATCGCCCGCGGCCGCTGGGGCGACAAGGCCGGCCGCTGCGCCGGGCTGATCTACCTGCTGGTCTCCATCGGACTCTCGCCCGAGGACACCCAGGCCGCCACCTTCGAAGTCTTCATGCTGCCCGCCATGGTGGCCGCCTTCCGCTACGCGGAGCGCCGCCGCTGGCTGGCCGCCGGCATCGCCGTCGCCCTCTGCTCCCTCACCAAGCAGACCGGCGGCGCCGTCCTGCTCCCGGTGCTGTGGATGCTGCTCCAGGACACCCGCCGCCGCGGCGTCCACTGGCCCCCCGCACTCGCCAAGATCGGCTTCGGGTTCGCGCTGCCGATAGCGCTGGTCGCCGTCATCCTCACCAAACCCAAGGGCTTCCTGTTCTGGGTCGTCACCGGCTCCGGCGACTACGCCGGACTCGGCAACAACTGGCCCCAGATGCTCGGCCGCGCCCTCGGCAACTCCGCCATCCTGATGACCGCCGGCCTGGCCTTCCTGCTGCCCTACGCCCACCGGCTGTGGCTGCGCCGCCGCCGACGACCGGTACCCGCCCGGGGCCCCGAACACGGCTCCACCGTCGACCTCTGGGTATGGCTCGCCTCCTCGATCATCGCGGTCTCCGTCGGCTTCCACTTCTTCGGCCACTACTACCTCCAGCTGATGCCCCCGCTGGTCCTGCTCGGCGTCGGCGCCGTCGCCACCTCCGCCGTGCCGTGGAAGCCCGTCCTGGTCTACTCCACCGCGGCCTGCACCTTCTTCTGGGGCCTCGCGGTGTTCTGGCCCGGCCAGCGACTCACCCAGACCACCGAGGTGGCCACCGCCGTCGCCGCCCAGACCACCCCCAAGGACACCGTCCTGGTCTGGGGCATGCACCCCGAGGTCTACTGGCTCGCCGACCGCCGCCCCGCCACCCGGTACCTCACCGCCGGCTTCCTGACCAACTTCAGCGGCGGCAAGGGCGGCGAGAAGGTCGGCGAGCAGTACTCCGTCTCCGACGCCTGGCAGACCTTCGACAACGAGATCTCCACCAACGGCTTCCCCGAGGTCGTCGTCGACGACTCCGGCACCTCCCCCTACCAGCCCGACCTGGTGCCCCGGATCGCCAGCCTGCTCGACACCCACTACGAGGTCGTCGGCGTCACCGGGGACACCGTCATCTACCGCCTCAAGAAGAAGTAG
- a CDS encoding 3-hydroxyacyl-CoA dehydrogenase NAD-binding domain-containing protein — MSTTELLQRAAELFPGEVVTTAHVRHLDLPLQAGKLALITLDNGFDHTKPTTFGPGSLAKLSEALDQVEAEAAEGKVVAVAITGKPFIFAVGADLKGVEILTDHADALAIGKGGHDVFKRIAALPVPSFAYYNGAAMGGGVEVGLHATYRTVSAGVPAFSLPEVFLGLVPGWGGCTLLPNLIGPAKAVKVIVENSMAQNKQLKGQEVFELGIADAIFEPADFLEQSLLWTAKVLKGDVVVEREEIDRGKAWDDAVLWGRWVADAKVHGAAPAAYKALDIIAQVKDQDLQAGFDAEDTALADLIMSGELRAGLYAFNLVQRRAKKPFGAPDKSLARPVTKVGVVGAGLMASQLALLFARRLEVPVVLTDIDQERIDKGVGYVHGEIDKLLAKGRIGGDKANKLKGLVTGHLDKAVAFGDADFVIEAVFEEMGVKQKVFAELEAVVSPTTILATNTSSLSVSEMASKLQHPERVVGFHFFNPVAILPLLEIVRAEQTDDASLATAFGVAKKLKKTAVLTKDAPAFVVNRILTRFMGEIQNIIDEGTPFETVEAAVKPLGLPMSPIALLELVGPAIALHVSETLHGAFPERFSVSENLGKVVKAGKRGFYIWQDGAQVLDPEVLALLTFGDNVLTEDQVRARALEAVAQEIGLMLDENVVGEAQDIDLCMITGAGWPFHLGGITPYLDREGVSERVNGKKFLAPGLASVPA; from the coding sequence ATGAGCACCACTGAGCTGCTGCAGCGCGCCGCCGAACTCTTCCCCGGCGAGGTCGTCACCACCGCGCACGTGCGCCACCTGGACCTGCCCCTGCAGGCCGGCAAGCTGGCGCTGATCACCCTCGACAACGGCTTCGACCACACCAAGCCGACCACCTTCGGCCCCGGCTCGCTGGCCAAGCTGTCCGAGGCGCTGGACCAGGTCGAGGCCGAGGCCGCCGAGGGCAAGGTGGTCGCCGTGGCGATCACCGGCAAGCCGTTCATCTTCGCGGTCGGCGCCGACCTCAAGGGCGTCGAGATCCTCACCGACCACGCCGACGCGCTGGCCATCGGCAAGGGCGGCCACGACGTCTTCAAGCGGATCGCCGCGCTGCCCGTCCCCTCCTTCGCCTACTACAACGGCGCGGCGATGGGCGGCGGCGTCGAGGTCGGCCTGCACGCCACCTACCGCACCGTCAGCGCGGGCGTCCCGGCGTTCTCGCTCCCCGAGGTCTTCCTCGGCCTGGTCCCCGGCTGGGGCGGCTGCACCCTGCTGCCGAACCTGATCGGCCCGGCCAAGGCCGTCAAGGTCATCGTCGAGAACTCGATGGCGCAGAACAAGCAGCTCAAGGGCCAGGAGGTGTTCGAGCTCGGCATCGCGGACGCGATCTTCGAGCCGGCCGACTTCCTGGAGCAGTCGCTGCTGTGGACGGCCAAGGTGCTCAAGGGCGACGTCGTCGTCGAGCGCGAGGAGATCGACCGCGGCAAGGCCTGGGACGACGCCGTGCTGTGGGGCCGCTGGGTCGCCGACGCCAAGGTGCACGGCGCCGCCCCCGCCGCCTACAAGGCGCTCGACATCATCGCCCAGGTCAAGGACCAGGACCTGCAGGCCGGCTTCGACGCGGAGGACACCGCGCTCGCCGACCTGATCATGAGCGGCGAGCTCCGCGCCGGCCTGTACGCCTTCAACCTGGTGCAGCGCCGCGCGAAGAAGCCGTTCGGCGCGCCCGACAAGTCGCTGGCCCGCCCCGTCACCAAGGTCGGCGTGGTCGGCGCCGGTCTGATGGCCTCCCAGCTGGCGCTGCTCTTCGCGCGCCGCCTGGAGGTGCCGGTGGTGCTCACCGACATCGACCAGGAGCGCATCGACAAGGGCGTGGGCTACGTCCACGGCGAGATCGACAAGCTGCTGGCGAAGGGCCGGATCGGCGGCGACAAGGCCAACAAGCTCAAGGGCCTGGTCACCGGTCACCTCGACAAGGCCGTCGCGTTCGGCGACGCGGACTTCGTCATCGAGGCCGTGTTCGAGGAGATGGGCGTCAAGCAGAAGGTGTTCGCGGAGCTGGAGGCGGTGGTCTCGCCGACCACCATCCTGGCCACCAACACCTCCTCGCTGTCGGTCAGCGAGATGGCCTCCAAGCTCCAGCACCCGGAGCGCGTGGTCGGCTTCCACTTCTTCAACCCGGTCGCGATCCTCCCGCTGCTGGAGATCGTCCGCGCCGAGCAGACCGACGACGCCTCGCTGGCCACCGCCTTCGGCGTCGCCAAGAAGCTCAAGAAGACCGCGGTCCTCACCAAGGACGCCCCGGCGTTCGTGGTCAACCGCATCCTCACCCGCTTCATGGGCGAGATCCAGAACATCATCGACGAGGGCACCCCGTTCGAGACCGTCGAGGCCGCGGTGAAGCCGCTCGGCCTGCCGATGTCCCCGATCGCCCTGCTCGAACTGGTCGGCCCCGCCATCGCCCTGCACGTCTCCGAGACCCTGCACGGCGCCTTCCCGGAGCGCTTCAGCGTCTCCGAGAACCTCGGCAAGGTCGTCAAGGCCGGCAAGCGCGGCTTCTACATCTGGCAGGACGGCGCCCAGGTCCTCGACCCCGAGGTCCTCGCCCTCCTCACCTTCGGCGACAACGTGCTGACGGAGGACCAGGTCCGCGCCCGCGCCCTGGAGGCCGTCGCCCAGGAGATCGGCCTGATGCTCGACGAGAACGTGGTCGGCGAGGCCCAGGACATCGACCTGTGCATGATCACCGGTGCCGGCTGGCCCTTCCACCTCGGCGGCATCACCCCGTACCTCGACCGCGAGGGCGTCTCCGAGCGCGTCAACGGCAAGAAGTTCCTGGCCCCCGGCCTGGCTTCGGTCCCCGCCTGA
- a CDS encoding acetyl-CoA C-acyltransferase, whose protein sequence is MPRTARDVVFVDGVRTPFGKAGPKGIYHETRADDLVVKCIRELVRRNPNLPVERIDEVAVAATTQIGDQGLTIGRTAALLSGLPKSVPGYAIDRMCAGAMTAVTTTAGGIAFGAYDIVVAGGVEHMGRHPMGEGVDPNPRFVSEKLVDESALFMGMTAENLHDRFPHLTKERCDAYAVRSQEKAAKAYANGDIQPDLVPIAIRNTNPDVGETGWGLATTDEPMRPGTTMASLAGLKTPFRPHGNITAGNSAGLNDGATASLLAAEDVARELGLPVKMRLVSYAFAGVEPEVMGIGPVPATEKALAKAGLTIDDIGAFEVNEAFAIQVLAFLDHYGIADDDERVNPYGGAIAFGHPLASSGVRLMSQLARRFEQRPDVRYGLTTMCIGFGMGGTVIWENPHFEGGK, encoded by the coding sequence GTGCCTCGTACCGCGAGGGACGTCGTCTTTGTCGACGGCGTCCGCACCCCGTTCGGCAAGGCCGGCCCGAAGGGCATCTACCACGAGACGCGCGCCGACGACCTCGTCGTCAAGTGCATCCGTGAGCTCGTGCGCCGCAACCCGAACCTGCCCGTCGAGCGGATCGACGAGGTAGCCGTCGCGGCCACCACGCAGATCGGCGACCAGGGTCTGACCATCGGCCGCACCGCCGCACTGCTCTCCGGCCTCCCGAAGTCCGTCCCGGGCTACGCGATCGACCGGATGTGCGCCGGCGCGATGACCGCCGTCACCACCACCGCGGGCGGCATCGCCTTCGGCGCGTACGACATCGTCGTCGCCGGCGGCGTCGAGCACATGGGCCGGCACCCGATGGGCGAGGGCGTCGACCCGAACCCGCGGTTCGTCTCCGAGAAGCTGGTCGACGAGTCCGCCCTGTTCATGGGCATGACCGCGGAGAACCTGCACGACCGCTTCCCGCACCTCACCAAGGAGCGCTGCGACGCGTACGCGGTGCGCTCGCAGGAGAAGGCCGCGAAGGCGTACGCGAACGGCGACATCCAGCCCGACCTGGTGCCGATCGCCATCCGCAACACCAACCCCGACGTGGGCGAGACCGGTTGGGGCCTGGCCACCACCGACGAGCCGATGCGCCCGGGCACCACGATGGCCAGCCTGGCCGGGCTGAAGACCCCGTTCCGCCCGCACGGCAACATCACCGCGGGCAACTCGGCCGGCCTGAACGACGGCGCCACCGCCTCGCTGCTCGCCGCCGAGGACGTCGCCCGCGAGCTGGGCCTGCCGGTCAAGATGCGCCTGGTGAGCTACGCCTTCGCCGGCGTCGAGCCCGAGGTGATGGGCATCGGCCCCGTCCCGGCGACCGAGAAGGCGCTGGCCAAGGCCGGCCTGACCATCGACGACATCGGCGCGTTCGAGGTCAACGAGGCGTTCGCCATCCAGGTGCTGGCCTTCCTCGACCACTACGGCATCGCCGACGACGACGAGCGGGTCAACCCGTACGGCGGCGCGATCGCCTTCGGCCACCCGCTGGCCTCCTCGGGCGTGCGCCTGATGTCCCAGCTGGCCCGCCGCTTCGAGCAGCGCCCCGACGTCCGCTACGGCCTCACCACCATGTGCATCGGCTTCGGCATGGGCGGCACCGTCATCTGGGAGAACCCGCACTTCGAGGGTGGTAAGTGA
- a CDS encoding ribonuclease D, producing the protein MTDAVAAIPEETAPVPLLEPRDGLPPVVSDAGTLAATIAAFRTGTGPVAVDAERASGYRYGQRAYLIQLRRQGAGTALIDPIACPDLSALDEAIHDTEWVVHAATQDLPCLFEVGMHPGVLFDTELAGRLAGFPRVGLGPMTENVLGLSLAKEHSAVDWSTRPLPEPWLRYAALDVEVLVDLRDALEDELDRQGKLDWAHQEFAALAAAPRPAPRVDPWRRTSQLHKVRRRRQLAAVRELWLARDRIARERDVSPGRVLPDAAIVNAALAMPANAPALIAVQGFGPRVNRRQLDQWLAAIERAREIPESALPPATAPHDGPPPPRAWAEKDPVAAARLTGARAAVTALAEQHHLPAENLITPDLVRRVSWEPPAQPDATAVADALHALGARQWQTDLVAPALAKAFREAAE; encoded by the coding sequence GTGACCGACGCCGTAGCCGCCATCCCCGAAGAGACCGCCCCGGTTCCGCTGCTCGAACCCCGGGACGGGCTCCCACCGGTGGTGTCCGACGCCGGGACGCTGGCCGCCACGATCGCGGCCTTCCGCACCGGTACCGGACCGGTCGCCGTCGACGCCGAACGCGCCTCCGGCTACCGCTACGGCCAGCGTGCCTACCTGATCCAGCTCCGTCGCCAGGGCGCCGGCACCGCGCTGATCGACCCGATCGCCTGCCCCGACCTGTCCGCGCTGGACGAGGCGATCCACGACACCGAGTGGGTCGTGCACGCCGCCACCCAGGACCTGCCGTGCCTGTTCGAGGTCGGCATGCACCCCGGCGTGCTGTTCGACACCGAACTGGCCGGGCGACTGGCCGGCTTCCCCCGGGTCGGCCTCGGCCCGATGACCGAGAACGTGCTCGGCCTCTCGCTCGCCAAGGAGCACTCCGCGGTCGACTGGTCCACCCGACCGCTCCCCGAACCCTGGCTGCGCTACGCCGCGCTCGACGTCGAGGTGCTGGTCGACCTCCGCGACGCCCTGGAGGACGAACTCGACCGGCAGGGCAAACTCGACTGGGCCCACCAGGAGTTCGCCGCCCTCGCCGCCGCCCCCCGCCCCGCCCCCCGGGTGGACCCCTGGCGGCGCACCTCCCAGCTGCACAAGGTCCGCCGTCGCCGGCAGCTCGCCGCCGTCCGCGAGCTGTGGCTCGCCCGCGACCGGATCGCCCGCGAACGCGACGTCTCCCCCGGCCGGGTGCTGCCCGACGCCGCCATCGTCAACGCGGCGCTCGCGATGCCCGCGAACGCGCCCGCGCTGATCGCCGTCCAGGGCTTCGGCCCGCGGGTGAACCGCCGCCAGCTCGACCAGTGGCTCGCCGCGATCGAGCGCGCCCGCGAGATCCCCGAGTCCGCGCTGCCGCCCGCGACCGCCCCGCACGACGGGCCGCCGCCGCCGCGGGCGTGGGCCGAGAAGGACCCGGTGGCCGCCGCCCGCCTCACCGGCGCCCGCGCTGCCGTCACCGCCCTCGCCGAGCAGCACCACCTCCCGGCCGAGAACCTGATCACCCCCGACCTGGTCCGCCGCGTCTCCTGGGAGCCGCCCGCCCAGCCGGACGCCACCGCCGTCGCCGACGCCCTGCACGCCCTGGGCGCCCGCCAGTGGCAGACCGACCTGGTCGCCCCGGCGCTGGCCAAGGCCTTCCGCGAGGCCGCCGAGTAA
- a CDS encoding response regulator transcription factor has protein sequence MSVLLEHPANVVAYRPTKPTAMVVIADPRVRNTVTRHLWALGVRDVIEVSSIAEARPRINTPRDICIADVHLPDGSGLTVLAETRAAGWPNGLALSAADDIGAVRSALAGGVKGYVVTGTRTNMPMPGRPGLPLGAAGLAGRMRRPGIPGHHHPGAHGAPGQPGAAAPGAPGAPGAQPSAYRELSGREVEVLRLVAEGQSNKAIGVAMGLSALTVKSHLARIARKLGTGDRAGMVAVALRTGIIH, from the coding sequence TTGTCGGTCCTTCTTGAGCACCCCGCAAACGTGGTCGCCTACCGTCCGACGAAGCCCACCGCCATGGTGGTCATCGCTGATCCCCGGGTCCGGAACACGGTCACCCGGCATCTATGGGCGCTCGGTGTCCGCGACGTCATCGAGGTCTCCTCGATCGCCGAGGCCCGACCCCGGATCAACACCCCCCGGGACATCTGCATCGCGGATGTCCACCTGCCCGACGGCTCCGGACTGACCGTCCTGGCCGAGACCCGGGCCGCAGGCTGGCCCAACGGCCTGGCGCTGTCCGCCGCCGACGACATCGGCGCGGTCCGCTCGGCCCTGGCCGGCGGCGTCAAGGGCTACGTGGTGACGGGCACCCGCACCAACATGCCGATGCCCGGCCGCCCCGGGCTGCCGCTCGGAGCGGCCGGGCTGGCCGGCCGGATGCGCCGTCCCGGCATCCCCGGCCACCACCACCCGGGTGCGCACGGCGCCCCCGGCCAGCCCGGAGCCGCCGCTCCCGGCGCTCCCGGTGCGCCCGGCGCCCAGCCGTCCGCGTACCGCGAGCTGTCCGGCCGCGAGGTCGAGGTGCTGCGACTGGTCGCCGAGGGCCAGTCCAACAAGGCGATCGGGGTGGCGATGGGCCTGTCCGCGCTCACCGTGAAGAGCCACCTGGCGCGCATCGCCCGCAAGCTGGGCACCGGCGACCGGGCCGGCATGGTGGCCGTGGCGCTGCGCACCGGCATCATCCACTGA
- a CDS encoding DUF3000 domain-containing protein, translating into MAAVGGQSAQGGGTGRESAPIEFRDAVEALTGARLRPEVRLSPQPAPRRLAPYTFAIAASIEVDGEELADGTLVLLHDPSAPEAWNGDFRVVTMSRAELEPEMAGDPLLSEVGWSWLLDALQAQAAGYAEPSGTVTRCHSQYFGALAERGASTEIELRASWTPADRRFERHLAAWADLLCVCAGLPPTTPAPPVAEPGALGGVVPMPARRRPRNSH; encoded by the coding sequence ATGGCAGCGGTCGGCGGGCAATCCGCACAGGGTGGAGGAACGGGCAGGGAGTCGGCGCCGATCGAGTTCCGCGACGCGGTCGAGGCGCTGACCGGGGCGAGACTGCGCCCCGAGGTACGGCTGTCCCCGCAGCCCGCCCCCCGCCGGCTGGCCCCGTACACCTTCGCGATCGCCGCCTCGATCGAGGTGGACGGCGAGGAGTTGGCGGACGGCACCCTGGTGCTGCTGCACGACCCGTCCGCGCCGGAGGCGTGGAACGGCGACTTCCGGGTGGTCACCATGTCCCGGGCCGAGCTGGAGCCGGAGATGGCGGGCGACCCGCTGCTGTCCGAGGTCGGCTGGAGCTGGCTGCTGGACGCGCTGCAGGCGCAGGCCGCCGGCTACGCCGAGCCGTCCGGCACGGTGACCAGGTGCCACTCCCAGTACTTCGGGGCGCTGGCCGAGCGCGGCGCGTCCACCGAGATCGAGCTGCGGGCGTCCTGGACGCCGGCCGACCGGCGCTTCGAACGGCACCTGGCCGCCTGGGCGGACCTGTTGTGCGTGTGCGCGGGCCTGCCGCCGACCACGCCCGCCCCGCCGGTCGCCGAGCCCGGCGCGCTCGGCGGTGTGGTGCCGATGCCGGCCCGTCGCCGGCCGCGCAACTCGCACTGA
- the hemE gene encoding uroporphyrinogen decarboxylase, with amino-acid sequence MSETPAAQSGQRPRGAAYDSVFLRAARNEPVPHTPVWFMRQAGRSLPEYLKVREGIPMLDACMRPDLVKEITLQPVRRHKVDAAIFFSDIVVPLKAVGIDVEIKGGVGPVIADPIRTKDDLQRLRPLEPDDMPYITEAVGLLVAELGATPLIGFAGAPFTLASYLVEGGPSRSYENTKAMMYGEPELWAELVDRLAAITSAFLKIQIEAGASAIQLFDSWAGALAPDEYRRSVLPASTKVFDEVAPYGVPRIHFGVNTGELLGLMGQAGADIVGVDWRVPLDEAANRVGPGKGLQGNLDPAVLFAPTHVVETKAREVLHAAQALGGSHHIFNLGHGVMPSMDPDALTRLTAFVHEASAR; translated from the coding sequence GTGAGTGAGACCCCCGCAGCCCAGTCCGGTCAGCGGCCCCGCGGCGCCGCGTACGACTCCGTCTTCCTGCGCGCCGCCCGCAACGAGCCGGTGCCCCACACCCCGGTGTGGTTCATGCGGCAGGCCGGCCGCTCGCTGCCCGAGTACCTGAAGGTGCGCGAGGGCATCCCGATGCTGGACGCCTGCATGCGGCCCGACCTGGTCAAGGAGATCACCCTGCAGCCGGTTCGCCGGCACAAGGTGGACGCGGCGATCTTCTTCTCCGACATCGTCGTCCCGCTGAAGGCGGTCGGCATCGACGTGGAGATCAAGGGCGGCGTCGGCCCGGTGATCGCCGACCCGATCCGCACCAAGGACGACCTGCAGCGGCTGCGCCCGCTGGAGCCCGACGACATGCCGTACATCACCGAGGCGGTCGGCCTGCTGGTCGCCGAGCTCGGCGCCACCCCGCTGATCGGCTTCGCCGGCGCGCCGTTCACGCTCGCCAGCTACCTGGTCGAGGGCGGCCCCTCGCGCAGCTACGAGAACACCAAGGCGATGATGTACGGCGAGCCCGAGCTGTGGGCCGAACTCGTCGACCGCCTCGCGGCGATCACCTCCGCCTTCCTGAAGATCCAGATCGAGGCGGGTGCCTCGGCGATCCAGCTGTTCGACTCCTGGGCCGGCGCGCTCGCCCCCGACGAGTACCGCCGCTCGGTGCTGCCCGCCAGCACCAAGGTCTTCGACGAGGTCGCCCCGTACGGGGTGCCGCGGATCCACTTCGGCGTCAACACCGGCGAACTGCTCGGCCTGATGGGGCAGGCCGGCGCGGACATCGTCGGCGTCGACTGGCGGGTCCCGCTGGACGAGGCCGCCAACCGGGTCGGCCCGGGCAAGGGCCTGCAGGGCAACCTCGACCCGGCGGTGCTGTTCGCCCCCACCCACGTGGTGGAGACCAAGGCCCGCGAGGTGCTGCACGCCGCGCAGGCGCTCGGCGGCAGCCACCACATCTTCAACCTGGGCCACGGCGTCATGCCGAGCATGGACCCGGACGCGCTGACCCGGCTGACCGCCTTCGTGCACGAGGCCAGCGCCCGCTGA
- a CDS encoding response regulator, with product MHPDAQPPLRLVLAEDSVLLRAGLVGLLERFGHTVAAAVGDAPALLVAVAEHRPDLVLTDVRMPPDLSDEGLRAALRLRAAQPGLPVLVLSQYVQRSYAADLLESGDGSGVGYLLKDRVGHVEEFLAAVRTVAAGGTVVDPEVVRRLLARRRDPLERLTPREREVLELMAQGCSNAEICRRLLVSEAAVAKHIGNILLKLDLPPAEDTHRRVLAVLAYLNDEGRG from the coding sequence GTGCACCCTGACGCCCAGCCCCCGCTCCGTCTAGTCCTGGCCGAGGACTCCGTCCTGCTGCGGGCGGGCCTGGTCGGCCTGCTGGAGCGCTTCGGGCACACGGTGGCGGCGGCGGTCGGCGACGCCCCCGCGCTGCTGGTGGCGGTCGCCGAGCACCGCCCCGACCTGGTGCTGACGGACGTCCGGATGCCGCCGGACCTGTCCGACGAGGGCCTGCGGGCGGCGCTGCGGCTGCGCGCCGCGCAGCCCGGCCTGCCGGTGCTGGTGCTCTCCCAGTACGTGCAGCGCTCGTACGCCGCCGACCTGTTGGAGAGCGGCGACGGCTCGGGGGTGGGGTACCTGCTGAAGGACCGGGTCGGCCATGTCGAGGAGTTCCTGGCCGCGGTGCGGACGGTCGCCGCGGGCGGCACGGTGGTCGACCCGGAGGTGGTGCGCCGGCTGCTGGCCCGCCGCCGCGACCCGCTGGAGCGGCTGACGCCCCGGGAGCGCGAGGTGCTGGAGCTGATGGCGCAGGGCTGCTCGAACGCGGAGATCTGTCGCCGGCTGCTGGTCTCCGAGGCCGCGGTGGCCAAGCACATCGGCAACATCCTGCTGAAGCTGGACCTGCCGCCCGCCGAGGACACCCACCGCCGGGTGCTGGCCGTGCTGGCGTACCTGAACGACGAGGGCCGGGGCTGA
- a CDS encoding sensor domain-containing protein, producing MTDCWQALRRPGFLRTSWPWRSAGYLLGCGVSGLVLCGVLVVWVAVGGALAVAVVGLPLVVALPLAGLPFGAWERRLLRLMGGPRPADPHRVPEAPGLRAWLRVRYGEAATWREAGSALLSAFLLWPLDLLVVAGALVPLQLLAAPLRLAWDGEQVNVLKVWQLHEPGQAWAVAAVGAVLLPLAGYPLTLAAGARAALVRVLTGGQEGVGELVRSRARLVDAFEAERRRIERDLHDGAQQRLVALSMALGLARLDAPAGGPLAERLAAAHAEADGALAELRELVHGIHPRVLADRGLPDACADLADRSVLPVEVAVSVPGRLPAPVESAGYFAVAEALANAAKHSGASRVRVAGRWSGGALALEVSDDGRGGADASAGSGLTGLADRVAVVGGRLSVSSPPGGPTLLRVEIPCTLTPSPRSV from the coding sequence ATGACCGACTGCTGGCAGGCGCTGCGCCGACCCGGCTTCCTGCGCACCTCCTGGCCCTGGCGGTCGGCGGGGTACCTGTTGGGGTGCGGGGTGTCGGGGCTGGTGCTGTGCGGGGTGCTGGTGGTGTGGGTCGCCGTCGGCGGGGCGTTGGCGGTGGCCGTGGTGGGGCTGCCGCTGGTGGTGGCGTTGCCGTTGGCGGGGTTGCCGTTCGGGGCGTGGGAGCGGCGGCTGTTGCGACTGATGGGCGGCCCGCGGCCGGCGGATCCGCACCGGGTGCCGGAGGCGCCGGGCCTGCGGGCCTGGCTGCGGGTCAGGTACGGCGAGGCGGCGACCTGGCGGGAGGCGGGCAGCGCGCTGCTCTCCGCGTTCCTGCTCTGGCCGCTGGATCTGCTGGTGGTCGCGGGGGCGCTGGTCCCGCTCCAGCTGCTCGCCGCTCCGCTCCGACTGGCGTGGGACGGCGAGCAGGTGAACGTGCTGAAGGTCTGGCAGTTGCACGAGCCCGGCCAGGCCTGGGCGGTGGCGGCGGTGGGCGCGGTGCTGCTGCCGCTGGCGGGGTATCCGCTGACGCTGGCGGCGGGCGCCCGGGCCGCGCTGGTACGGGTGCTGACGGGCGGTCAGGAGGGGGTCGGCGAGCTGGTGCGCTCCCGGGCCCGGCTGGTGGACGCGTTCGAGGCGGAGCGCCGCCGAATCGAGCGGGACCTGCACGACGGCGCGCAGCAGCGGCTGGTCGCCCTGTCGATGGCGCTGGGCCTGGCCAGGCTGGACGCGCCGGCCGGCGGCCCGCTGGCGGAGCGGCTGGCGGCGGCGCACGCGGAGGCGGACGGGGCGCTGGCGGAGCTGCGGGAGCTGGTGCACGGCATCCACCCGCGGGTGCTGGCGGACCGCGGGCTGCCGGACGCCTGCGCCGATCTGGCGGACCGTTCGGTGCTGCCGGTGGAGGTGGCGGTGTCGGTGCCGGGCCGGCTGCCCGCGCCGGTGGAGTCGGCGGGGTACTTCGCGGTGGCGGAGGCGCTGGCGAACGCGGCCAAGCACAGCGGCGCGTCGCGGGTCCGGGTGGCGGGCCGCTGGTCGGGCGGCGCGCTGGCGCTGGAGGTGTCGGACGACGGCCGCGGCGGGGCGGACGCCTCCGCGGGCAGCGGGTTGACGGGGCTGGCGGACCGGGTCGCGGTGGTGGGCGGCAGACTGTCCGTCAGCAGCCCGCCCGGTGGCCCGACCCTGCTGCGTGTGGAGATCCCGTGCACCCTGACGCCCAGCCCCCGCTCCGTCTAG